A part of Dysgonomonas mossii genomic DNA contains:
- a CDS encoding diaminopimelate dehydrogenase, producing the protein MNKIRAAIVGYGNIGQYVLDAIIASPDFEVAGIVRRDPSNVPDELKKYQVVKSIKELKDVNVAVLCTPTRSVEEYAKECLALGINTVDSYDIHGGIVNLRRELDAVAKANNTVSIISAGWDPGTDSMIRSMFEFMAPKGVTYINFGPGMSMGHTVAVKAIKGVKAALSMTIPLGTSIHRRMVYIEVEEGYNFSDVAAAIKSDDYFAHDETHVMQVENVDNLKDMGHGVNMVRKGVSGATQNQLLDFNMKINNPALTAQVLVASARATMKQAPGAYTMIEVPVIDYIYGDKEALIKKLV; encoded by the coding sequence ATGAATAAAATTAGAGCAGCTATTGTAGGTTACGGAAATATTGGACAGTATGTATTGGATGCAATTATTGCTTCACCCGATTTTGAGGTGGCCGGTATTGTCCGTCGTGATCCATCAAATGTGCCTGATGAACTAAAAAAGTATCAGGTCGTAAAATCAATAAAAGAACTAAAAGACGTGAATGTGGCTGTGCTTTGTACTCCCACTCGCAGCGTTGAAGAATATGCTAAAGAGTGCCTGGCGTTGGGTATCAATACGGTAGATAGTTATGATATACACGGTGGTATTGTAAATTTACGCCGTGAGCTGGATGCTGTGGCCAAAGCGAATAATACGGTATCTATCATATCTGCAGGATGGGATCCGGGTACAGACTCTATGATCCGTTCCATGTTTGAGTTTATGGCACCCAAAGGCGTAACATATATAAATTTTGGTCCGGGTATGAGTATGGGACATACTGTTGCCGTAAAAGCTATTAAGGGAGTAAAGGCGGCACTGTCGATGACTATTCCACTGGGCACTAGTATTCATCGTCGTATGGTATATATTGAGGTCGAAGAAGGCTATAACTTTTCTGATGTAGCGGCAGCAATAAAAAGTGATGACTATTTTGCACATGATGAAACGCATGTGATGCAGGTTGAAAATGTAGACAACTTGAAAGATATGGGACATGGAGTGAATATGGTTCGTAAAGGTGTATCGGGTGCAACTCAGAATCAGCTCTTAGACTTTAATATGAAGATCAACAATCCTGCTTTAACAGCTCAGGTACTAGTTGCTTCGGCTAGGGCTACGATGAAACAAGCGCCGGGAGCTTATACAATGATAGAGGTTCCTGTTATCGACTATATATATGGAGATAAAGAGGCTTTAATAAAAAAACTGGTGTAA
- a CDS encoding DUF2461 domain-containing protein: MKELTFKGFTPNTFQFLKDLKENNYKEWFDENKHVYEKELLNPLKALVTALSPAMHNIDQSFELRPHRCLSRIYRDTRFSKNKDPYKDFMWMAFQIPVTNDIWKDYPGYFMEISATGYTLGLGLFQPKKKVMDAFRDEVTYDAEEFQRVTQASVLDRGYVINGEEYKRPIPNDLPEYFQPWIQRKGIWVSKTRPVGEELFSPDFANLIKDDFHAMEWLYNFMKEATQI, translated from the coding sequence ATGAAAGAATTAACATTCAAAGGCTTTACTCCAAATACTTTTCAGTTTCTCAAAGACCTGAAAGAGAACAACTATAAAGAATGGTTTGATGAGAATAAACATGTATATGAGAAAGAGCTGTTGAATCCATTAAAGGCATTGGTTACAGCTTTGTCTCCCGCAATGCATAATATCGATCAGTCTTTTGAATTACGTCCCCACCGATGCCTATCGAGGATATATAGAGATACACGTTTTTCGAAGAATAAAGATCCCTATAAAGATTTTATGTGGATGGCTTTTCAGATCCCCGTAACAAACGATATATGGAAAGATTATCCGGGATACTTTATGGAGATATCGGCTACCGGATATACGCTTGGCTTAGGGCTGTTTCAGCCAAAGAAAAAAGTAATGGATGCTTTCCGAGACGAGGTTACTTATGATGCTGAGGAGTTTCAGCGAGTAACTCAAGCTTCTGTATTAGATCGGGGATATGTAATAAATGGCGAGGAATATAAGCGACCTATACCTAATGATCTACCCGAGTATTTCCAACCATGGATACAACGCAAAGGGATATGGGTAAGTAAGACACGACCTGTAGGAGAGGAATTGTTTTCTCCTGATTTTGCCAATTTGATAAAAGACGATTTTCATGCTATGGAATGGCTGTACAACTTTATGAAGGAAGCCACTCAGATATAG